tctcaagtaccaagtgattcataatcaagtgattccagaattccatcagaatggagtttcttcatgcgttttacaccaatatgacctaaacggcagtgccacaaataacttgcactatcattatcaactctgcatcttttggcttcaatactatgaacatgtgtatcactactatcaaggtttagtaaaaatagaccactcatctggggtgcatgaccataaaagatattactcatataaatagaacaaccattattctctgatttaaaggaataaccatctcgcatcaaagaagatccagatataatgttcatgctgaacgcagacaccaaataacaattatttaggtctaaaactaatcccaaaggtagatgtagaggtagcgtgcctacggcgatcacatcgactttggaaccatttcccatgcgcatcgtcacctcgtccttagccaatcttcgcttaattcgtagcccctatttcgagttgcaaatgttagcaactgaaccagtatcaaatacccaggaactgctgcgagcattagtaagatacacatcaataacatgtatatcaaatatacctttcactttgccatccttcttctccgccaaattcttggggcagttccgtttccagtgaccagttcctttgcagtagaagcactcaatctcaggcttcggtccagacttgggtttcttcacttgagcagcaactggcttgctgttcttcttgaagttccccttcttccctttgccctttttcttgaaactggtggtcttgttgaccatcaacacttgatgctccttcttgatttctacctccgcgacctttagcattgcaaagagctcaggaatcgtcttatccatctcttgcatattatagttcatcacgaagctcttgtagcttggtggcagtgattgaagaactctgtcaatgacactatcatcaagaaaattaactcccagttgagtcaagtggttgtggtacccagacattctgagtatatgttcactgacagaactattctcctccattttgcagctatagaacttattggagacttcatatctctcaatccgggcatttgcttgaaatattaacttcaactcccagaacatctcatatgctccatgacgttcaaaacatcgttgaagtcccggttctaagccgtaaagcatggcacactgcactatcgagtagtcatcagctttgctctgccaggtgttcataacatctggcgttgctcctgtagagggtttgtcacctagcggtgcttccaggacgtaattcttctgagcagcaatggggataattctcaagttacggacccagttcgtgtagttgctaccatcatctttcaacttagctttctctaggaacgcattaaaattcaacggaacaacaacacgggccatctatctacaacaacatagacatgcaaaatactatcaggtactaagttcatgataaattaaagttcaattaatcaaattacttaagaagtcccacttatatagacatctctctaatcatctaagtgattacgtgatccatatcaactaaaccatgtccgatcatcacacgagatggagtagttttcaatggtgaacatcactatgttgatcatatctactatatgattcacgctcgacctttcggtctcgagtgttccgaagccatatctgcatatgctaggctcgtcaagtttaacccgagtattccacgtgtgcaaaactggcttgcacctattgtatgtgaatgtatagcttatcacacccgatgatcgcgtggtgtctcggcatgatgaactgtagcaacggtgcatactcagggagaacacttataccttgaaatttagtgagagatcatcttataatgctaccgccgaactaagcaaaataaggtgcataaaggataaacatcacatgcaatccatataagtgatatgatacggccatcatcatcttgtgcctttgatctccatctccaaagcaccgtcatgatcaccatcgtcactggcttgatatcttgatctccatcaaagcatcgttgtcgtctcgccaactattgcttctacgactatcgctaccgcttagtgataaagtaaagcaattacatggcgaatgcatttcaaacaataacacgacaaccatatggctcctgccagttgccgataactatgttacaaaacatgatcatctcatacaataaaatttagcatcatgtcttgaccatatcacatcacaacatgccctgcaaaaacaagttagacgtcctctactttgttgttgtaagttttatgtggctgctacgggctgagcaagaaccattcttacctatgcatcaaaaaccacaacgcggtatagtgattgctttttgatcttcagaaagaaccatgttcattgaatctgattcaactaaagctggagaataggacacccactagccacctgtgtgcgaagcatgtcggtagaaccagtctcgcgtaagcgtacgcgtaatgtcggtctgggccgcttcatccaacaatgctgttgaatcaagaatcaactagtgacggcaagcaatatgtatatacccacgcccacaactcctttgtgttctactcatgcatataacatctatgcataaacctggctctgataccagtgttggggaatgcagtaatttcaaaaaatttcctacgcagagcaagatcatggtgatgcatagcaacaagatgggagAACATCGTctaggtaccctcgtagaccgtaagcggaagcgttatgacaatgcggttgatgtagtcgtacgtcttcacgatcgaccgatctagtaccgaagatacgatacctccgcgatctgcacacgttcggctcggtgacgtcccgcgaactcacgatccattaGAGCTTTAAGGTacagcttcgtcagcacgatggcgtgatggcggtgatgatgttgctaccggaacagggcttcccctaagcaccgctacatattaccaaggtggattatggtggaggggggcaccgcacacggctaaagatcaatgatcaacttgtgtgtctatgggatgcctccctcccccatatataaaggagtggagaagggggaaggggccggcctatctaggcgcgccccaaggagtcctactcccaccgggagtaggattcccccttccctttgttggttctagaagagaaggaaggagagggaagaaggaaggaaaggggggccgacccccttcccaattcggattgggttgGGCGGGGGagccccctcctttgcttctttcccctctcttccactaaggcccaataaggcccatatacctcccgggggttccgataacctcccggtactccggtatacttcacccggaaccattccgatgtccaaacataggcttccaatatatcgatctttacgtctcgaccatttcgagactctcgtcatgtccgtgatgaaatccgggactccgaactaccttcggtacatcaaaacacataaactcgtaatatcgatcgtcactgaacgttaagcgtgcggaccctacgagttcgagaactatgtagacatgaccgagacatgtctccggtcaataaccaatagagggacctggatgctcatatttattcctgcatattctacgaagatctttatcggtcaaaccgcataacaatatatgttgttcctttgtcatcgggatgttacttgcccgagattcgatcgtcggtatctcaatacctagttcaatctcgttaccggcaagtctctttactcgttccgtaatgctacatccggtaactaactcattagctacattgcttgcattcttatagtgatgtacattaccgagaggggccataGATACcgctccgacaattggagtgacaaatcctaatcctgatccatgccaactcaacaaacaccatcggagacacccgtagagcacctttataatcacccaggtacgttgtgatgtttggtagcacacaaagtgttcctacggtattcgggagttgcatgatcttatagtcataggaacatttatagttatggagaaagcaatagcaaaaaaactaaacaatcatcgtgctaagctaatggatgggtcaattcaatcacatcattctctaatgatgtgatcccgttaatcaaatgacaactcatgtctatggttaggaaacataaccatcattgattcaacaagctagtcaagtagaggcaaactagtgacactctgtttgtctatgtattcacacatgtagtaagtttccggttaatacaattctagcatgaataataaacatttatcatgatataagaaaatataaataacaactttattattgcctctagggcatatttcctttaatcACGTCCCAATGACCTTGGATTGACCTAAAGGTGCGTGGCGTCCTATTGGGATACTTTGCCATCATGCGGAAGAACTGATCCTCTATCCTTTGACAATACCGCTTGGTGGTTTGTTCAGTTCCGTTGCACGCATCAAGAGACACCAATTTCCATGCCTTGATCAAGATTTGATCTTCCAATTgtgtgtagttcttcgatcttgcGCGCACTTTTGCTTGCGCTTGGTCGAACACcccctcctcaacctcctccacctcatcttcttcctcatcatgACCGTGCACGCCACGATCCATGTCATTGTAACCGTAATCACCAATCAGGGCTTCATCGATATCGACAGTGTTGCCGTCCGGCAAGTGCACAAACTCGGCAATCGCATCATACAAGACGGCGCTACAATTTTGCTCAACAAGTCACGAACAAGCGCAATGGCGAAAAGTGTAACAACTAGAAGAAATCGAAGTATCATACCTTGCgcccatttcgtcgaacacctcggGGGCGGCGGCAGCAACTTCGTCGGCGGGCATCCTCGGGGTAGCTCTTGCCGGGGCAATCGGGGGAGGTGTTGGCAAGGTAGCTCTTGCGGTGGGCTTCTTGCATTTCACACCCGAAACCTTCCCTTTCTTTGCCGGTGTGGGCCGGACAGGATTCGCAACGGCGGCGGCAGCAGTCGCGTGTGCATTCTCGGCGGGGGCTGCGGGAGCGCCACCCTGGACGACGACATTGCCCTGCCTCTTGCGGGGTTGCGGGGTGGAGCCTTGAACCGCAACGAGCGCGACATGGCCGGCGAAGAGATCTGTCGGAGGGGTTGGCGCGTGGATGACATCGACGATGACGGGTAATGGCTGGGAGGCTTCCATGGCGGCGATACAAAGCCGGGGAAGGTGGTCCGGAGCAGGTGAAGGGATAACAATGGCGGCGGAGGGAAGGGGAAGCGGCAGCTGCCGCGcgaaaatgtccctcccgccaaatatCGCTGCCGATAGGGGTCAAGCTCAGGTCGGCTTCTCACCTCGTGTATATAAAGGTTGAGGGCGAAgatttgccgcgccccgcaaaTTTCTTTACAGGCCGCGTCTGATACAGTGTCTGTTCGGGCCACTTTTTTCACTAAAACCGTAAACTAGCAGCTTTTTTGTAGTTCGGCGTGatttaaggggtctgctagagatgctcagTTTCTCAGATACAAATACGCACGCAAGTGCATATATACACAAATCCAAGGAGCTTATTTTTTGTGAACTCACATATGGCAGCACTAGCCAATGCATAGGATGATAGGAGTGAGTTCTGAATGGTGATACACATGAGATTTTCTCGACAAAAATAAAGATTTGTAGATCAGTTCACATATGAAAGTTTCTCTGCAAAGAAAGATGTGTACGTTAACAAAACAAAGGCGCATGCAAAGCTAGTGCTAGTGCTACATACAGAAACCCAATGAGCTTACTTGTCAGGCTCACGTCTGGCCGCACTTGCCATGTTTGAACCGTGGACTTCTCCTGCCCCGATGCGATTTCGATACGAACTCGATGCGTACAACTGCAACCAGCAACCCCAGCTTTCCCCACCGTCGCTGTTTATTTCTGCTGCCTCCACGGAGCACCGCTACCCTTCTTCGATCCGGACTCAACCGCGGACGTGAAGTGGCGCTAGACAGCAGCGACGAGACGCGCGGCGGCGTCCAGATCTCGACCCTCTCGCTCGATCGTGATCGGTGTTCGGAGGGGCTGGAGCGAATCCGGTCGTAGTCCTCCAATTCGAGGCTTCATTTGCTTGGCCTCCACCCGTCGACATCAGATCGGAGCGCCCATAGCCTTCTTCGACCCAGAAACAACCGCAGGTGCGACAAGACGCGCGACGGCCGGCGGCCACTGCAAATCTGGAACCCCTCACTCGATCGTGATCCTGGTTCGGGGGGGCTGGAGCGAATCCGCACCTAGTTCTACAAATCGAGGCTTGATCTCCATCCGGAAAGGTAGGTAAATGTATTTGTTGAGGTGTTCAATTTTCACTCTGCTTGTTGCCCTGTTCATCTGCAAAATACCACATTAACTGATACTTGTTGTGCAGGTTGCAATGCTTGAATTTTTCGAGAAGAAGCTGAAGCAAGTTGACAACAGAGCTAGGTTCCTCTCTGGTGTTCTGAGTGGTGATATCAAGATCATTCCCAGGAAGCAAAAGGATCTGCTACAAGAGATTGCTGAAAAGGGATTTGATACCCTCCCAAAGGAAGTTCTGCCCGCTGCCGTAGGAGCAACAATATACAGGGAAGAAAATGGAAGAAGCCCTGATGTACATGCCAGTGATTATGATTATCTCACCTCCATGACAATTTCTGCCTTAAATGAGGGGTACCTGGAGCATCTTCTAGAACTAAAGAAGAGGTTTGAAACTAAAGTTGGACTCCTGAGAAGAGCTACACCGGAATGTCTGAAATCTGCAAAGAAACGAACTGTAAGTACTGTTAATTTGATACTCTAATGTTTCAGTTGATGTTCATCCTTTTGAACTTATTATTACCTCAACTGACAAGTGATTCTGTGGTTTGAAGCAGATAACTCTTGATATACAGTtgcttgatgcaaactatataaaAGCTCAATCAGATAGAAAGGTTGTGATAGTCATTGATTGCAAACACAACAAGGTATTTGAAGCAGCCCCCAGGAGACAACATAAAAGGACTGCAGCCGAGTATCTTGAGGTATAGATTACCTCATCAACTGACAAGTGATTCTTTGGTTTATTATCTACTCTTCCCCTGTAAGCTAATTAAGCATTTCTAGTCAAAATCAGCTTATGTAGATATCTTATTTTGTGCACATTGCAAATTATTTATTGCCTTTACAAGTCAACCTATCAATTTACATAGGCAAGTGTGGTGCtgatggatgatgatgaggatCATCTTGCTGGAAGTCTCGAGACCCAAGAATTTAGTGGTAAAGCCCATATACAGTGTTGTATTTGCCCAAATAACATATTCATCTCTTGGAGAAGTTCTAATGGCCAACTACTTTTACTTGCACAGAGACTGAGAACACACAAAAGCAACAAGCAAAGAAGCAGAAGAAACAAAGAAAGAAGCGGGGGAAGGAAGAAAGCAAAACAGGCGCAATATCTTGCCGCGGACTAGACTGTCAGGGCCATGACAGATCAAGCCATGCCTTCCTCAACGAAGAAATTAAGAAGATTGCAAGTGGCTTAGATGGTGTTAAGATCACTCATGGTAATATGGATCGGAATAGGGTAGCTCAGGTGTTGGCTAAGTTAAGCCTGCAGGATGCATCTGTGTCAGCTTAGCATGTGGGTGCACCGTTCGTTGTAGCTTCTTTTGCCGCGGCAGATGTAACCCTTTTGATTAGGGGAACACTAGCCACTGGTCGGGTGGGGCGAGCCCCATATTGGCGGCCTCCCTAGCCTTTAGTTTAAATTGCAAAGTCTTTATCGTTCGAGCATTGCAGCATAGAACTTCCGTGCTCTACATTTTCAACATGGTAGCAAAACTTCTGTTGTGGTGTGTCAAAAATAAGGATAAAAAAAAGTTAGCCATGTAAAGCACAACCATGCATGACCTTTTTCCTAGTATGCAACAAATCCTCATTGGTCGGAGCAGAATCCTCGAGAAGAATCATCACAACATATATAGCATGTAAACCCACGTTTTCAGCAACACAACATTTGTAGCAGACCTTAAGAATCATCACATCATGTTGACGTGTGTTTGCAACAACATAAAAACAATGCCATTGCATGTCGGACGAATGTTGCAACATCGAAT
The window above is part of the Triticum aestivum cultivar Chinese Spring chromosome 2A, IWGSC CS RefSeq v2.1, whole genome shotgun sequence genome. Proteins encoded here:
- the LOC123186343 gene encoding DNA topoisomerase 2 isoform X1, yielding MLEFFEKKLKQVDNRARFLSGVLSGDIKIIPRKQKDLLQEIAEKGFDTLPKEVLPAAVGATIYREENGRSPDVHASDYDYLTSMTISALNEGYLEHLLELKKRFETKVGLLRRATPECLKSAKKRTQITLDIQLLDANYIKAQSDRKVVIVIDCKHNKVFEAAPRRQHKRTAAEYLEASVVLMDDDEDHLAGSLETQEFSETENTQKQQAKKQKKQRKKRGKEESKTGAISCRGLDCQGHDRSSHAFLNEEIKKIASGLDGVKITHGNMDRNRVAQVLAKLSLQDASVSA
- the LOC123186343 gene encoding DNA topoisomerase 2 isoform X2 translates to MLEFFEKKLKQVDNRARFLSGVLSGDIKIIPRKQKDLLQEIAEKGFDTLPKEVLPAAVGATIYREENGRSPDVHASDYDYLTSMTISALNEGYLEHLLELKKRFETKVGLLRRATPECLKSAKKRTITLDIQLLDANYIKAQSDRKVVIVIDCKHNKVFEAAPRRQHKRTAAEYLEASVVLMDDDEDHLAGSLETQEFSETENTQKQQAKKQKKQRKKRGKEESKTGAISCRGLDCQGHDRSSHAFLNEEIKKIASGLDGVKITHGNMDRNRVAQVLAKLSLQDASVSA